The following nucleotide sequence is from Nocardioides eburneiflavus.
GGCCGGAGCGCAGCGAGACCAGCGCGATCTCGGTCGCCGCGAACACACCGCCCACCAGGATGAACGCGAGGACGAGCAGGACGTCGATCAGGGTGTCGGCTTCCACGGCCACAACCTATCGAGCCGGACCTATCCGGCGGCCACCAGCGCGGCGCCGACCGCGGCGACCGGGTAGTGCTGCGGCACCATGCTGAGCCGGTCGGCGAGCCCGAGCGAGGCGAGGAAGGGCGACCCCTCCCCCATGGTCCGCAGCTGGCGCACGACCTCGACCCGCAGCGGCTCGCCGACCTCGCTCACCCCGCCGCCGAGGACGATGCGCTCGGGGTCGACGGTGAGGCACAGCGCGCGGACCGCGCCGGCCACGCCGCGGCAGAACCGGTCGCGCACCGCGACCGCCCGCGCGTCGCCGCCGGCCGCGGCCGCGAACAGCGCCGCGGCGGGCGGGCCGTCCGGAGTCGGCCAGGCCCGGGCGAGCGCGCGGCCCGACGCGATGGTCTCGAGGCAGCCTGTCTGGCCGCAGCCGCACTCCTCGCCGGCCGGGTCCACGGGCAGGTGCCCGATCTCGCCGGCGGCGCCGTGCTCGCCGCGTCGCAACCGGCCGTCGACCACCAGGCCGGCCGCCAGCCCGGTGCCGACGCTGACGTAAACGACGTCGTCCGCCCCGACCAGCGCGCAGGCGGCGAGGGCGGCCGCGTTGACGTCGTTCTCCAGCACCACCGGCACGCCGAGCGAGTCGGCCAGCAGGTCGCGCAGCGGAAGGTCGTCGCCGTTGACGTCGAGGTTCACCGCGTGGCGCAGCAGCCCGCGCCCGACGTCGACGAGGCCCGGCACACCGACGCCGACCGGGCAGGCCAGTGGTCCGCCGACCTCCTCGCCGAGCGCCTCGAAGACCCGCCTCGCGGTGTCGACGACGCCGTCGGCGCCGGGGCGCGTCGAGGTCCGCACCTGCGCCAGCACCGAGCCGTCGCCGGCGACCACGACGCCGAGCGTCTTGGTGCCGCCGATGTCGAGCCCGACCGTGCACGCACCTGTCAGTGCGGGGCTCACCGCGTCCATCCCGCTCCTCGCAACACCTCGACGACTGCGGCGACCCCCGGGCCGGACGAGCCGCGGGTGCAGATCCTGCCGAGCCCCACGTCGTACGCCGCCGGCCAGCCCCACTCGACGACCACCGCCCGCCTGCCGGAGCCCGCGATCGAGCGGAGAAGCGCGAGCACCTCGGGCCGCCGGCCCGCGTCACGAACCTGCACGACGAGCGCGGCGTCGGGGGGTACGCCGGCGGGCAGCCCACCTGCGTCGGGGTCGACCCTGAGGTCGGCGGGGAGCCCCCAGGCGACCTCACCGACCGCGATGTTGGCCTCGGTCTCCACGCTGAGGACCAGCGCGTCGGAGAGGTCCGGAAGGCCGGCGCCGTCGACGAGCAGGGCGCCCGCGACGGCTCGCGCCTGGCGGGCGGCGTCGGGCTGCTCCGGGGGCTGCAGGGGCTGCGTCGACGGCCGCGGGCGCAGGGTCCGTACGCGCTCCGCTGCCTCGGCCAGCCGCTCCGGTGCGAGTCGACCCGCCTCGACCGCCGCGACGACGGCGTCGCGGACGTCGGTGACGAGGGAGGCGGGCTTGTCCGGGCCGAGGCAGAGCAGGTCGCAGCCGGCCACCAGGGCACGCACGGATGCCTCCGGGATGCCGATCCCCGCCGAGGCGCCGGCCATGTCGAGGGCGTCGCTGACGACGACGCCGTCGAACTCCAGCACGTCGCGCAGCATGCCCAGCACGAGCGGGCTGAGCGTCGCAGGACGGTGCGGGTCCAGCGCCGGGACCACGATGTGCGAGGTCATCACCGCGGCCGTGCCTGCCTCCACCGCGGCGTCGAACGGCACCAGCTCGCGCGACGCGAGGGTGTCGGCGTCGACGTCGACCTGGGGCAGGGCGAGGTGGCTGTCGGTGGCGGTGTCGCCGTGGCCGGGGAAGTGCTTGGCGCACGCCGCGACACCGGTCGACTGCAGGCCACGCGTCCAGGCCGCGACGTGCGCGGCGACCCGCTCGGGGTCGGTGCCGAAGCTGCGAGTGCCGATGACGGGGTTGTCGGGGTCGCTGTTGACGTCGGCGTCGGGCGCGAGGTCGAGGGTGACCCCGACGGCGGCGAGCTCGTGGCCCACCCACCGGCCCACGGCCTCGGTGAGGCCGAGGTCGTCGACGCCGCCCAGCGCGGCGGCCCCGAGCACGGGGCTCGGCTCGCGCGTGTGGAGGCGGCTCACGTCGCCTCCCTCCTCGTCGACGGCGACCACCGCGACCGGGTTGGCGGCGGTGATCGTCGCGCTCAGCGCCGCGACGGCCTCGGGGCCGGCTGCGGTGTTGCCGCCGAAGTAGCAGACACCGCCGAGGCCCTGCTCGAGCAGCTCGCGGTAGTCGTCGGGCAGCGTCGTGCCCGCGAAGCCCGGCAGCAGCACGCGCAGGGCGAGGGTGCGCACGTCGTCGGTCATCGGGTCGGTCATCGGGTCTCTCATCCCTTCACGGCGCCGGCGGTGAGCCCGCTGGCCATCCGGCCCTGGACGAGCAAGAAGAAGACGATCACCGGCACCGCGATGAGGGTCGAGCCGGCCATGATGCCGCCCCAGTCGGTGCCGCGGTTGACGTCGGTGAAGGTGGAGAGCCACAGCGGCAGGGTCCGCTGGTCCTCGCGGGTCATCACGACCAGCGCGAGGGTGAACTCGTTCCACGCCTGGATGAAGCCGAAGACCCCGGTCGCGACCAGGCCGGGGGCCAGCAGCGGGAACGTGACGCGCAGGAACGCCTGGATGCGCGTGCAGCCGTCCATCATCGCGGCCTCCTCGAGCTCGTAGGGGACACCCTCGACGAAGCCGCGCAGGGTCCAGATCGTGAAGGGCAGGACGCCGGCGACGTAGACGATCGTGAGGCCGACGACGGTGTTGAGCAGCTCCATCGTCTCCAGCATCTTGTACTGGGAGATGAACAGCCCCTCCGCCGGGATCATCTGGATCACCAGCAGCGTCACGATGAACGACAGCCGGCCTCGGAACCGGAAGCGCGAGACCGCCACCGCGGCGACGAACGCGAAGGTCAGGGCCACCGCCAGGGTCAGGCCGGTGACCATCAGGCTGACCTTCATCGCGTCGACGAACTGCCCGGACGAGAAGACGGTGCGGAAGTTGTCGAGGTCGCCGCCGAACGGCACCCACGTCGGCACCGGGTTGCGGATCTCGTTGCGGTCGAGGAACGAGCTGTTGACCATCCAGTACACGGGGAACGCCGCGAGCACGAAGGCCACGAGGCCGGTGCCGTCGGCGAGCCACCGCACGGGACGGGTCGGCGTACGGGCCATCAGGCCACCCCCCTCTCCTGCCGGAGCATCGCCCGGACGTACGGCGCGGTCAGGACGACGGTGAGCGCGAGCATGAAGACGGCCACGGCCGCGGACGTGCCGAAGTCGCCGCCGCCGATGCCGAGGCGGTAGATGTAGGTGCCGAGCAGGTTGGTGGCGCGGGCGCTGCCGCCGGCCTCCTGGAGGATGTAGACCTGGGTGAAGACGCGCAGGTCCCAGATGACCTGGAGCAGCCCGACCACCAGCAGGACCGGCCGGATGCTCGGCAGCACGACGTGGCGCAGCCGCTGGGCGCCGCTCGCGCCATCGATCTCGGCGGCCTCGACCATCTCCTCCGACACCTGCGTGAGCGCGGCGTACACGGTGAATGCGACGAACGGCACGCTCATCCACACCACGACCACGGTCGCGACGAGGAAGAACGACAGCGGCCGCAGCAGCCAGCCGTGCCCCTCGAAGTCGCCGCCGAGGGAGGTCAGGACATGATTGACCACACCGTACTGGGTGTCGAAGAGCCACTGCCACACGGTCAGTGACGCGACCACCGGCATCGCCCACGCGAGCAGCAGACCGGTCTGGGTGAGGAGCCGTACGGGCTTCGACATCGCCCGCATGACCAGCGCTAGGCCGATGCCGAGGAGCATCGTCACCGCGGCGTTGACGAGGCAGAAGACGACGGTGCGGGCGGTGACCCTCCAGAGGTACGCGTCGCTCAGCAGGTCGCGGTAGTTGGCGAGCCCGACCCACTCCGGCGGACGGCCGAACTGCTGCGCGAGCCCGAACTCCTGGAAGGACAGGAACAGCTGGCGCACGAGCGGGTAGCCCAGCGCGAGGCACAGCGCGAGCACGGCGGGCGCGACGAGGAGGTAGGGCAGCGTGGCACCCGGTGCGCGAGCGGGACGGCGGCTCATCTCGGCCTCCTCTCGGGTCTCATGATGGCGGGCAGGCAGGGGCGGGGGCAGCGACTGGCGCCGCCCCCGCCTCTGTAGGTCGTGCCGTGCTGCGTCAGCCGTTGAGCTGACCGCTCATCTGCTCGTCGGCCTCGCGCGCCAGCTCGGCGACGTCGCCGCCCTGGGCGATCGCGCTGAACAGGTCCTCGAGCACGCGGGAGCCCTCGACGTTGGCCCACCCGGGCGCGGCGGGGGTGAGCTTGGCGTTGGACGCGGCCTCGATCGTCGCGGCGGCGTACTCGTCGTCGCCGAGCAGCGGGGCGAGCGACTCCTTGGCCGGCGTCAGCCCGGCCCCGGCCAGGATCGTCTGGTAGTCGTCGCTGAGCATCAGCGCGACGGCCTCGCGGGCGAGGTCTTGGTTGGCGGACTTCGCCGCGACCGCGATGTCGGAGCCGCCGAGCAGGACCGGCGCCGGGGCACCGTCGTCGCCCGGCAGGGCGAAGACGCCCATCTCCTTGGCGAAGGTGTCGGGGCAGCCGGTGTCCTCGGCCTCGATCAGGCCCTTGACCCAGCCGGGCGTCGACATCATGCCGACCTCACCCGCGCAGAACGGCGTCCACGGGTCGGCCTCGTTGCCGTCCTTGGGGCACCGGACGCCTCCTCGAAGAGGCGCTGGGCGGTCTCGAGACCGGCGACCGACTCGGGCGAGGCCAGCGCGGGCGTCCACTCGCCGCCGTCCTCGACGGCGAGGTCGCCGCCGGCGGCCCAGATGAACGCGGCGCCGTTGCGCCAGTCCTGGCCGGGGAACCAGAACCCGGAGAAGTTGGCCGGCTTCGGGTTGTCCTGCTTGAGGGTCACCGCCACCTCGACGAACTCGTCGAGGGTGGTGGGCACCTCGAGGCCGGCCTTCTCGAAGACGTCCTTGCGGTAGAAGATGTACTTCGACCCGGCGTAGTAGGGCACGGCGTACGTCGCGCCGTCCACCGTGGCACCGTCGACGAAGCCCGGCAGCAGGTCGTCGCCGCCGAGGTCCTCGAGGTCGCCGGTCAGGTCGGCGAAGGCGCCGGCCGAGGTGAAGGTCGGGGCCTGGGTGTTGCCGATCTCGACCACGTCGGGGGTCTCGGACTCGCTCGAGAGGGACGTGGTCAGCTTCTCGACCAGGCCGTCCCACTCCTGCTGCTCGATGGTGAGCGTGGAGCCCGGGTTCTGGTCCTCGAAGGTCTTCTTCAGCCAGTCACGGGCCTCCTGCGGGGTGTCCGTCCCGTTGAGCCAGACGCGGATGTCGGCGGACTCGGCCCGCCGTCCTCGCTGGAGGTCCCGTCGTCCCCGCCGCACGCGGCGAGCGTCGTCAGCGCGAGCGCGGCGACGGCGACCCCTGTCAATGACGTCTTGATGGACTTCTTGATGCGCACAGCGGTGTTCCTTCCATCGATCTTCCAGTGGGGGTTGCCGGCGTTCACGAGACGCCCAGCTCCCCGGCGAGGACCAGGACGGTCGCTCCCACGACCACGACGTCCTCGCCGAGCTTGGAGGTGCGGACGGCCAGCCCGGTGGAGCTGATCGGCATCGTCCGCTCGCGGATGGTGCGGTCTGCCGCGTCGAGCAGCGGGCCGTCGAGCAGCTCCGCAGGGCCGCTCAGCACGATCTCGTGCAGGTTGAGGGCGGCGACGACCGGCGCCAGCACCTCGCCGAGCCGCGTGCCGACCTCGGCGAGCGCGGCGGGACCGTCCACGCCGGGCGCGGCGAGCCGACGCCTGAGGTGCGGGGCCGACAGCACGGTCTCCAGGCAGCCCGTGCGCGAGCACGCACACAGCTCTCCGTCGGGGTCGACCACGACGTGGCCGATCTCGCCGGCGGCACCCAGATGGCCGTGGAGCAGCGAGCCGCCCAGCACGAGGCCCGCGCCGACACCGGTGCCGACCCGCAGGACCATCAGGCCGCCGTCACCCGACTCGCCGAAGGTGTGCTCGCCGAGCACAGCGGTGTTGGCGTCGTTGGCGACGAAGACCGGCAGGCCGGTGGCCTCGGCGAGCCGGGCGGCCAGCGGGGTGTCGGTCCACGCGAGGTTGGGAGCGTCGATGACCGTGCCGTCGGTGCCCACGACCCCGGGGCTGCCGACGCCGATCCCGAGCACCGGGCGCTCGGTCATCGCGACGAGGTCGGCGGCGAGGCGCAGGACGAGCTCGACCGCGCCCTCCCCCACGGCCCCGTCGACGTGCACCTCGTGGCGGGCCTGGACGATGCCTGCGAGGTTGACCACGGCGCCGGACATCCGGTCGGTCTCGGACAGGTCGAGACCGATCACGTGGTGGGAGTCCGCCGCCAGCCCGACGAGCGTGGGGGGCTTGCCGACCCGGCTCTCGGCGGGGGCTCCGAGCTCGGAGACGAAGCCGTCGGCGAGCATCTCGCCGACCAGGTCCGACACGGTCACCCGGGTCAGCCCGCTCGAACGGGCGAGGTCGGCACGGCTGGCCGGGCCCTCGCGGAACAGCTGCTGGAGCAGCAGCGAGCGGTGGTGGCGGCGGGCGTCCTCCTGGAGGAGCTTGCCACTGGGACGCAGCGGGCGGCCGACGGGTGCGTGCGGGGTCACATTAGTTAGTTCACCGCACTTACTTATCCGCTGTCAAGAGATCCGTGGTCCGGATGTTCACTGGTCCAGTCCGCGGAGCGGTGTTCCAGCCACAACTCCGGTCGACCGGATGTGGCCTGGCCACCGCTCGCCGGCGCGGCGCCGTACGACACAGGGAGCAGCGGTGGCGAACCCACCTTCGTGCGCCATGAACTGTCTGTGGGTCACCGCCCGCCCATGGATCAGCCGAGCAGGGCGGCTGTGTTGCCCCAGCAGACCGCCCGCAGCCACTCCTCCCCCAGCCCGAGCCGTTCGAGGGCCTCGAGCTGCACGGCGTAGGGGTAGGGGATGTTGGGGAAGTCGCTGCCGAGGTGGACCTTGCCGGCCAGCCCGAGGTCGCGCAGCCGTGGCAGCAGCTCGCGCGGGTAGGCCCCGCCCATCTCCTCGAAGAACGGCGTGAACGCCATGGTCGTGTCGAGCCCGACCCGGTCGTACGTCTCGGCCAGCCGGAGGAACTCGACGTACTCCGGCGCGCCGGCGTGTGCGATGACCAGCCGCAGCCGCGGGTGCCGGGAGAGCAGCTCGGCGACGGGCCCGGGGCCGGTGTGCTCGGTCGGGACCGGGCCGCTGCCCGCGTGCAGCACGACGGGGGTTCCGGCATCCGCGACGACGCCCCACGCGTCGTCGAGCAGCGGGTCGGTCACGTCGAACGCGCCGACCTGCACGTGCACCTTCCAGACCTGCACCGTCTCGCTGCGGGAGGCGACGTACGCCGCCGCGCCGGGCTCGGGGAAGAAGGTGCCGCAGACAGCCGCCTCGGGCACCCGCGCGGCGAAGCCGGCGGCCCAGTCGTTGAGGAACTCGGCCATGTCGGGCTTGTGGGCGTAGGGCAGCGCGGTGAAGCGGCGCACGCCGAAGGAGCGCAGCGTCTCGACCAGCACCTCGTCGGAGTCGCGGTAGTGCAG
It contains:
- a CDS encoding ROK family protein, giving the protein MSPALTGACTVGLDIGGTKTLGVVVAGDGSVLAQVRTSTRPGADGVVDTARRVFEALGEEVGGPLACPVGVGVPGLVDVGRGLLRHAVNLDVNGDDLPLRDLLADSLGVPVVLENDVNAAALAACALVGADDVVYVSVGTGLAAGLVVDGRLRRGEHGAAGEIGHLPVDPAGEECGCGQTGCLETIASGRALARAWPTPDGPPAAALFAAAAGGDARAVAVRDRFCRGVAGAVRALCLTVDPERIVLGGGVSEVGEPLRVEVVRQLRTMGEGSPFLASLGLADRLSMVPQHYPVAAVGAALVAAG
- a CDS encoding glycoside hydrolase family 3 protein — encoded protein: MTDPMTDDVRTLALRVLLPGFAGTTLPDDYRELLEQGLGGVCYFGGNTAAGPEAVAALSATITAANPVAVVAVDEEGGDVSRLHTREPSPVLGAAALGGVDDLGLTEAVGRWVGHELAAVGVTLDLAPDADVNSDPDNPVIGTRSFGTDPERVAAHVAAWTRGLQSTGVAACAKHFPGHGDTATDSHLALPQVDVDADTLASRELVPFDAAVEAGTAAVMTSHIVVPALDPHRPATLSPLVLGMLRDVLEFDGVVVSDALDMAGASAGIGIPEASVRALVAGCDLLCLGPDKPASLVTDVRDAVVAAVEAGRLAPERLAEAAERVRTLRPRPSTQPLQPPEQPDAARQARAVAGALLVDGAGLPDLSDALVLSVETEANIAVGEVAWGLPADLRVDPDAGGLPAGVPPDAALVVQVRDAGRRPEVLALLRSIAGSGRRAVVVEWGWPAAYDVGLGRICTRGSSGPGVAAVVEVLRGAGWTR
- a CDS encoding carbohydrate ABC transporter permease yields the protein MARTPTRPVRWLADGTGLVAFVLAAFPVYWMVNSSFLDRNEIRNPVPTWVPFGGDLDNFRTVFSSGQFVDAMKVSLMVTGLTLAVALTFAFVAAVAVSRFRFRGRLSFIVTLLVIQMIPAEGLFISQYKMLETMELLNTVVGLTIVYVAGVLPFTIWTLRGFVEGVPYELEEAAMMDGCTRIQAFLRVTFPLLAPGLVATGVFGFIQAWNEFTLALVVMTREDQRTLPLWLSTFTDVNRGTDWGGIMAGSTLIAVPVIVFFLLVQGRMASGLTAGAVKG
- a CDS encoding carbohydrate ABC transporter permease, yielding MSRRPARAPGATLPYLLVAPAVLALCLALGYPLVRQLFLSFQEFGLAQQFGRPPEWVGLANYRDLLSDAYLWRVTARTVVFCLVNAAVTMLLGIGLALVMRAMSKPVRLLTQTGLLLAWAMPVVASLTVWQWLFDTQYGVVNHVLTSLGGDFEGHGWLLRPLSFFLVATVVVVWMSVPFVAFTVYAALTQVSEEMVEAAEIDGASGAQRLRHVVLPSIRPVLLVVGLLQVIWDLRVFTQVYILQEAGGSARATNLLGTYIYRLGIGGGDFGTSAAVAVFMLALTVVLTAPYVRAMLRQERGVA
- a CDS encoding extracellular solute-binding protein, producing the protein MMSTPGWVKGLIEAEDTGCPDTFAKEMGVFALPGDDGAPAPVLLGGSDIAVAAKSANQDLAREAVALMLSDDYQTILAGAGLTPAKESLAPLLGDDEYAAATIEAASNAKLTPAAPGWANVEGSRVLEDLFSAIAQGGDVAELAREADEQMSGQLNG
- a CDS encoding extracellular solute-binding protein, which codes for MRRGRRDLQRGRRAESADIRVWLNGTDTPQEARDWLKKTFEDQNPGSTLTIEQQEWDGLVEKLTTSLSSESETPDVVEIGNTQAPTFTSAGAFADLTGDLEDLGGDDLLPGFVDGATVDGATYAVPYYAGSKYIFYRKDVFEKAGLEVPTTLDEFVEVAVTLKQDNPKPANFSGFWFPGQDWRNGAAFIWAAGGDLAVEDGGEWTPALASPESVAGLETAQRLFEEASGAPRTATRPTRGRRSARVRSA
- a CDS encoding ROK family transcriptional regulator, translated to MTPHAPVGRPLRPSGKLLQEDARRHHRSLLLQQLFREGPASRADLARSSGLTRVTVSDLVGEMLADGFVSELGAPAESRVGKPPTLVGLAADSHHVIGLDLSETDRMSGAVVNLAGIVQARHEVHVDGAVGEGAVELVLRLAADLVAMTERPVLGIGVGSPGVVGTDGTVIDAPNLAWTDTPLAARLAEATGLPVFVANDANTAVLGEHTFGESGDGGLMVLRVGTGVGAGLVLGGSLLHGHLGAAGEIGHVVVDPDGELCACSRTGCLETVLSAPHLRRRLAAPGVDGPAALAEVGTRLGEVLAPVVAALNLHEIVLSGPAELLDGPLLDAADRTIRERTMPISSTGLAVRTSKLGEDVVVVGATVLVLAGELGVS
- a CDS encoding amidohydrolase family protein; the encoded protein is MTDPVTDPVAFAEVLGIPGLADVHTHFLPPRVMAKVRDQFDAAGPLIGRPWPLHYRDSDEVLVETLRSFGVRRFTALPYAHKPDMAEFLNDWAAGFAARVPEAAVCGTFFPEPGAAAYVASRSETVQVWKVHVQVGAFDVTDPLLDDAWGVVADAGTPVVLHAGSGPVPTEHTGPGPVAELLSRHPRLRLVIAHAGAPEYVEFLRLAETYDRVGLDTTMAFTPFFEEMGGAYPRELLPRLRDLGLAGKVHLGSDFPNIPYPYAVQLEALERLGLGEEWLRAVCWGNTAALLG